The following coding sequences lie in one Gymnogyps californianus isolate 813 chromosome 18, ASM1813914v2, whole genome shotgun sequence genomic window:
- the USP20 gene encoding ubiquitin carboxyl-terminal hydrolase 20 isoform X4: MGDTRDICPHLDSIGEVTRDDLLLKSKGTCQSCGAVGPNLWACLQIGCPYVGCGESFADHSTLHAQAKKHNLTVNLTTFRVWCYACEKEVFLDQRLATHTQSPPVTFTEPVGLCHNDSPLPAHPLKAVPIAVADEGESESEDDDLKPRGLTGMKNLGNSCYMNAALQALSNCPPLTQFFLECGGLVRTDKKPALCKSYQKLVSEVWHKKRPSYVVPSSLSHGIKLVNPMFRGYAQQDTQEFLRCLMDQLHEELKEPIVAETRDLDTSDQDDKREGDRSPSEDEFLSCDSSSDRGEGDGQSRTTAGTGSSSLAETELLIQDEAGRGISEKERMKDRKFSCGHRRSNSEQVDEDADVDTTMMPVDEPDNDAYVRCSSRPCSPVHHEMHSKLSSSPPRSSPARLGPSYVLKKAQMQASGKKKKELRYRSVISDIFDGSILSLVQCLTCDRVSTTVETFQDLSLPIPGKEDLAKLHSAIYQNVPAKTGACGDNYASQGWIAFIMEYIRRFVVSCIPSWFWGPVVTLEDCLAAFFAADELKGDNMYSCERCKKLRNGVKYCKVLRLPEILCIHLKRFRHEVMYSFKINSHVSFPLEGLDLRPFLAKECVSQITTYDLLSVICHHGTAGSGHYIAYCQNVINGQWYEFDDQYVTEVHETVVQNAEAYVLFYRKSSEEAVRERQKVVSLASMKEHSLLQFYISREWLNKFNTFAEPGPITNHTFLCSHGGIPPNKYHYIDDLVVILPQNVWEYLYNRFGGGPAVNHLYVCSICQVEIEALAKRRRIEIDTFIKLNKAFQAEESPSVIYCISMQWFREWEAFVKGKDNEPPGPIDNSKIALTKAGGHVQVKQGADYGQISEETWIYLSTLYGGGPEIAIRQNVAQVQELENLHGEQKIEAETRAV; the protein is encoded by the exons ATGGGGGATACGAGAGACATCTGTCCTCACCTGGATTCCATAGGAGAGGTGACCAGGGATGATCTGCTGCTCAAATCCAAG GGAACTTGCCAGTCTTGTGGAGCTGTGGGACCAAATCTCTGGGCTTGTCTTCAG ATTGGTTGTCCTTATGTTGGTTGTGGGGAGTCCTTTGCTGACCACAGCACACTTCATGCACAG gCCAAAAAGCACAACCTGACGGTGAATCTGACCACTTTCCGCGTCTGGTGTTACGCTTGCGAAAAGGAGGTGTTCTTGGACCAGCGGCTGGCAACGCACACGCAGTCGCCGCCAGTAACGTTCACTGAACCGGTGGGTCTGTGTCACAAC GATTCTCCGTTGCCTGCTCACCCTTTGAAAGCTGTTCCAATTGCAGTGGCTGATGAAGGCGAATCTGAATCAGAGGATGACGATTTGAAACCAAGAG GCCTTACTGGAATGAAAAATCTTGGGAACTCCTGCTACATGAATGCAGCACTTCAGGCTCTCTCTAACTG ccCACCTCTCACACAGTTTTTTCTGGAATGTGGTGGACTGGTCCGTACAGATAAGAAACCAGCCCTGTGCAAAAGTTACCAGAAGTTGGTGTCTGAGGTTTGGCATAAGAAACG CCCGAGTTATGTTGTTCCAAGCAGTCTATCCCATGGAATTAAACTCGTCAACCCCATGTTCCGAGGCTATGCGCAGCAG GACACTCAGGAGTTCCTGCGGTGCCTGATGGATCAGCTTCACGAAGAACTGAAGGAACCAATAGTTGCAGAGACGAGGGATTTGGATACCAGTGACCAGGACGACAAGCGAGAGGGTGACCGAAGTCCTTCGGAGGATGAGTTCCTCTCCTGTGACTCAAGCAGTGACAGGGGTGAAGGAGATGGTCAAAGTCGGACCACAGcgggcacaggcagcagctccctggcagAGACAGAGCTGTTGATCCAGGATGAAGCAGGGAGAGGGATTTCCGAGAAAGAGAGGATGAAGGACAGAAAGTTCTCCTGTGGCCATCGGCGCAGCAACTCGGAGCAGGTGGATGAGGATGCAGATGTTGATACTACTATGATGCCAGTTGATG AACCTGACAATGATGCCTACGTGCGCTGCTCCTCACGCCCCTGCAGTCCAGTCCATCATGAAATGCACTCCAAGCTCTCTAGCAGTCCTCCTCGCTCCAGTCCTGCCAGGCTTGGACCTTCCTACGTACTCAAGAAAG CCCAGATGCAGGCttctgggaaaaagaagaaagaacttcGTTATCGCAGTGTGATTTCTGACATCTTCGATGGCTCCATTCTCAGCCTGGTGCAGTGCCTCACCTGCGACAGA GTTTCTACGACAGTGGAGACATTCCAGGACCTGTCACTCCCAATCCCAGGGAAGGAGGACTTGGCCAAGCTGCACTCCGCCATCTACCAAAACGTGCCAGCTAAGACAGGGGCATGTGGGGACAACTACGCCTCACAAGGCTGGATTGCTTTCATCATGGAGTATATCCGGAG ATTTGTGGTGTCCTGTATCCCTAGCTGGTTTTGGGGTCCTGTTGTGACGCTGGAGGATTgtcttgctgccttttttgcAGCGGATGAGTTGAAGG GGGACAACATGTACAGTTGTGAACGGTGTAAAAA acTGCGGAATGGAGTAAAGTACTGCAAAGTCCTCCGGCTACCAGAG ATTCTTTGCATCCACTTGAAACGGTTCCGGCATGAGGTGATGTATTCCTTCAAGATCAACAGTCATGTCTCCTTCCCCTTGGAAGGGCTGGATCTGCGACCTTTCCTAGCCAAAGAGTGCGTCTCCCAGATCACCACCTATGATCTCCTGTCAGTCATCTGTCACCATGGCACAGCAGGCA GTGGGCATTACATAGCCTACTGCCAGAACGTGATCAATGGCCAGTGGTACGAGTTCGATGACCAGTATGTCACTGAAGTCCACGAGACCGTGGTACAGAACGCAGAAGCCTATGTCTTGTTCTACAG GAAGAGCAGTGAAGAAGCTGTGCGAGAGCGTCAGAAAGTTGTGTCCCTTGCCAGCATGAAGGAGCACAGTTTACTGCAGTTCTACATCTCTCGAGAGTGGCTCAATAAATTCAACACCTTTGCTGAGCCTGGTCCCATCACCAATCACACCTTTCTGTGCTCTCATGGAG GAATCCCTCCTAATAAATACCACTACATCGATGACCTGGTTGTGATTCTGCCCCAGAACGTGTGGGAATATCTCTACAACAG GTTCGGGGGCGGCCCTGCCGTGAACCATCTGTACGTGTGCTCGATTTGCCAAGTGGAGATTGAAGCACTTGCCAAACGCAGGAGAATTGAAATCGACACCTTCATCAAG ctgaaCAAGGCTTTCCAGGCAGAGGAGTCTCCAAGCGTCATCTACTGTATCAGCATGCAGTGGTTCCGTGAGTGGGAAGCCTTTGTCAAGGGGAAGGATAACG AGCCTCCCGGACCAATTGACAACAGCAAGATTGCACTCACGAAAGCAGGTGGCCACGTGCAAGTTAAGCAGG GTGCTGACTATGGGCAGATTTCCGAGGAGACGTGGATTTATTTAAGCACACTGTACGGAGGGGGCCCAGAGATTGCTATCAGGCAGAATGTGGCCCAGGTCCAAGAACTGGAAAACCTACACGGGGAGCAGAAGATTGAAGCAGAGACGCGGGCTGTGTGA